Within Streptomyces sp. NBC_00704, the genomic segment TCGCTTCGCAAACGATTCGCGTAGCTTCTTCGGCTGCGTCGGCTGCAGCGGCCGCCTCCTCGGCAATGCGGGCCCAGGGTCCGCCGCCGGGTAGCTCACCAGCACGTACCCGAGCATTGACGGCATCGGTTGCCGCAGCAGCTTCCGCTGCAGCCTGAGCAGCCCGCCGGGCCGCTTGAGCGACTGGGCCGCCAGGAGGTCTCTCGATTACTGCCGCCGCTCGCGCTCGTTGCGCCGCGCTTCGAGCGCGCGTGGTCATGGCGCTCACATTTTTGGGGTTGACCATATTGATCACCTGGTCAGGGATTTTACGGAATGGGGGTGGCTGCCGACCTCTCTCTTCCAGGCTACCCGGATAACCTTTAGGGCGCCTTTTTAGCAGTTTCATGAAGATTTCAACCATTGGTAGAAGTGGCGCCCCTGTGGCTCAGCGGAGTCTGCAGGTGGTACCGGATCCGGCCCCAGACCAGCTCAGCTGTGTTGGTTGAGGGCCCGCGTCAGGTCCCGGTTGGCCGCCCGTGCGGCGTCGAGGTCGGCCCGTGCTTCCTCCAGTGCAGAGGTCAGCTCGGCGTTCTGCTGCTCCAGCCTCGTAACCTTTCGCTGGGGCTCGTCGACGTCAGCCGGGGCTCCTATCCCTGACTCCTGCCATGCCTGAGCACCCAGCGCTTGCGACAGCCGTCTCTCCAGCTGCTGAATGCGGGCGGCCAGACGGGTGTTGCGGGCCTGGGCATTCGCGAGATGGGCTTGCAGCGAGGCCCGGCTCACCGGCGAACCCACGGCCGGATTCTGGGTTGCCGGTTCGAGTTCGGCGGCGTGGACCAGGGCGAGCAGGTCGCGGTGGCGGTAAAGGAACGTGCGGTCCACGCCGGCTTCCAGGGCGATGGCCGAGACGCTGATCGGGGTGCCGTTTTGGCGGCGTTCTTGATCGCGACGGCCACTCGCTCGCGCCGACGCTCGGAGTTGGCCTGGCGGCCGGGTTGATGCTTTCTCAGGCTTCAAGATCGAGTACTGGCTTTGAAAGCGTGATGTCGTCATGGTGGGGCGAGCACGAGTCCAGTTCCGGTGAGGCAGCCGTCGAGGACGTCGTGGCGGTACTGGAGCTGGCGTAGGCCCCGCCGGACGGCGGTGATCAGGTCCTCAGGGTCGGCGAACGCACGGTTGGCCGTGGTGGTGCGCCGCAGTACCGACCAGATGCCCTCGACCGGGTTGAGGTCCGGCGCGTAGGGCGGGAGTTGATAGACGGTGAGCCAGTCGCGTTCGGCGATGTAGCGGCGCATCCCGGCCGTCAGATGGGTGTTCAAGATGCCCCTATGTTGCGTCAAGCGGCAGCAGCGCGGTGCCAAGGGCTGGCGTCCGCTGGATCTGACCGTAGATCTCGCGAGCAACGTAGCGTTTGAGGCAGCGGATGGTCTCGCGTTTCGACATGCCCTGCTTGGTGCGTCGTTCGAGGTAGAGACGTGTGCGGGCGTCACGGCGAAGGCGAGTAATGACGATGCGGTAGAGGGCAGCGTTGGCCTGCCGGTTTCCTCCGCGGTTCAGCCTCCGCCGCTGCGTCTTTCCGGAAGACTGCTCGACCGGGCTGACGCCGCATAGAGCGGCGAATGATGCTTCGCTGGTCAGCCGTTCCGGATTGTCGCCGGCGGCGATCAACAGGGCAGCAGCGCTGTCGGGCCCAACCCCGATGATGTCCAGAAGCTCCGGGCGGCACCGACGAACGGCCTTGGTGATCCGGCTGGTGAGTTCCTTCACCTCAGAGGTCAGCTGCTGGATGCGCCGGGCCAGCAGACGGAGCGTGAAGACGGCGGCGTCGCCAGTGTCGGGGAGATCGGCGCACGTGGCGATCAGGGTTGTGTTGCTGAGGTCGGACAGTGCCTCGCGCAGCACGGGATCGACCCCGAGGAGTACGGCCTTGAGTTGGTTCTTCGCCTGCGTGCGGGCCTTGACGGCCGACTCCTTCGCCAGCCGCAGTACGCGCATGTCGGCGGCCGGGCCCTCGCCGGTCTTGGGCGTGACGTCAGCGCGCCCGGACAAAACCGCGCGGGCCGCGGCCTCAGCATCGACGGCATCGGTCTTGCCGTGCTTGCGGCGCAGGGCGCGGGCGGGCTGGTTGACCTCGACGACGCATATACTTTCCCGGCTCAGGAAGCGTGCCAGAGCCGCTCCGAAGGAACCGGTGCACTCCACGCCGGCTCGGCGCAGGACGCCGAAAGAGCTTGCCCAGGACAGGAGTTGGCGATAGCTGGCAGCGGTGACCGGGAACTCCTGGTGGGCCAGGAGCACCCCGAGCACGGTGACCACGGCGGCGACATGTACGTCCTTGTGGGTGTCAACCCCCAGGATCACGTCCTCCACCAGCGGTTCTTCAGACTGTGCGGGCAAAGTCGGCTGGGGCAGGCTGGTGATGGTCACGCGGCTCCTCGATCGACGCGGGCTGATGGCCGACGTCGGGCCGGTGAGCGGTCAGAACTGTGACGGTGCCTTGTGCGGCAAGGCCCCTATCGGGACACGCTCGCCGGTCCGATGGCAGCAACCGCCGCCCGGGACCGCGGGCCGACAGATCCTGAACAAGGCAACCTGGGCCAGTTGTCCCACGGGTCAGACCCTGGCCCCGGACGGCGCCCCATGAGTCTCACAGTTGTCCCACACCAGCACGATCGGGCCGCCGAGCTGCTGGTGCGCGGTCTGGATCAGGTCTCGGTAGTCCTTCCAGGAGAAGCTCTTGCGTCCGTCGGGCCGGGCGTCCGGGCACGGCCGGTAGATCAGCCGCGAGCGTTCGCCGGCTTTGTAGCAGGCCAGGGCTGCGACGGATAAGCGACGGCGTGAGCGGCCCCGCACACACACGATGGGAGTGCGGCCGCGGCGGGACCAGGTACGGGCGGTCGGCGGCGTCATCGAGAAGCCGGCCTCGTCCTCGAAGACCAGTTAGGCATCGAGCGCCGCCACGGTCCTTCCACGCTCGGCCAGGTCTCCTTCACCCAGCCGGCCACCGCCGCCTCGTCGCGCTCCACCGCCCGGCGAGCCGGCATCTGGCAGCTCCAGCCGTGCCGTTTGAGCAGCGCGGCAACACCCTGGACGGTGTAGCTTTTGTGGAACCGGCGCCCGATGAGGGTCTTGATCCGTGACAGGGTCCAGGTCTGATCCGGCCAGCCGTGCGCCACCGGTCCCTTGGCCAGCTCCTGCTCCAGCACGGCGAACAGCTCGTCACTGAGCAGCGGCAACGACGCCGGCCCTCTGGAGGTCAGGGCTCTCGGCCCGCCCTGGGACCATGCCTTGCGCCAGCGCTGCACCGACCGGATCTCACCCGCAGATCGTGCGCGATGACCGCATTCTCGTCGCCCTGGGCGAACCGCTTGGCCGCTTCCATCCTCAACTTCTCGCGGAAGGCCCGCCGCTCGTCGGTCAGCCCGCCCCCTTGCGCATCCCTCATGCAGTCGGCATACCGCAGGGATCACGAGCCGTCAGCCCTTGCCGACACCACGCTTTGAAGCTCAGTAGTTGGAGGGCGTGGTCGGTTCGTGACCGGTAGCGGTCGGTCGCGGCGGCGATGTTCGTCCAGCCAGCCTGCCGGATGAGGCCGATGGCGAGGTTGCGGAGCGTTACCATCGCGCGGGGTGCGCTGCCGGTGCGGACGCGGGAAGTGTCCTCGGCGAAGGTCACGACTCTCACGTGGTGCAGGGCCTCGACCTGCCAGTGCCTGCGGATCAGTTCGGCGATCCGTTCCGGGGTGGCCTGCTCGGGAGTGAGGCTGGTGACCGCGTAGATCGTCTTGATGGTGGTCTCGTCCGTCGTGCGGCTGGTGCGGCGGCGCTTGACCTCGATGGCCTGCACGGCGTGCGGGAAGAGGAGGCCAAGCTGGACGGTGCAGACCTTGAGCCGGCGTATCTCGCGTCGGCCATGGCCCTGTTCGCGGGTGCGGTGCTGCAGTGGGACCTCGCGCCAGGGCAGATGCCGCAGCTGTCGGCAGAGCTTCTTCTGGTTGCCCTTGACGGCCAGGATGTAGTGCCCGCCCTGGGCGATGATGTGCTGGGCATGGCCGGTCTGGGTGTGCATCGCGTCGGCGGTGATGACACGTCCACGCAGGTCGAGCCGTTCCAACAGTGAGGCGAGGCAGGGATTTCATTGCTCTTCGCGGCGATCTGCCGCTGGGAGACCACGGCCTGGCCCTCGTGCAGGACGGCGGCGAGGAGGTGGACGGCCGTCTTCTCGCCGGTGCGGCTGCCGCGTACGGCTGTGGCCGTCGACGGCCACACCCACCAGCTCCACGGTGCGTTCGTCGGCCGGGTCACTCGCGTGCCGGGCCAGCCAGGCGCCCACGGCATCATCGAGGGCGTCGCCGTCCAGACGTGACAGCAGGCGGCCCAGCGTGGTGGCGCGTGGCGGACGCCGCAGCCCGATCCTCGCCCGCGCCTCGGGAGAGGTATCGATGGCATAGCGGGCGATGCCGGCCAGCGTGGTGGCGCCGCCGAGCACCGCGAGCAGGCACAGGGCGAGCAGTGACCCCAGCCAGTAGCGGCGCCCCCGCACCCGTCGTGAATCGGGAAGCCGGTCCAACCCCTCCGACAGCGCGGCGAGTTCGGACAGCTCGGCAGACAGGTGCAACAGGTCGGCGTCCTCGCGATGGCGCTGGAGAACGTCGATCAGGGAGGATGGCACGCGAACGCGACCCCTGTTCGTGATCAAAGGCTTCGAGAACCTTGATCATCAGGGGTCGCGTTCGTCGCATTCAAGTACGGACAAGCAGGCCATCAGAGCATGTCCACGCACGAGTTACTCATCTCGCCGGTTGAGAACGCACGCGCCCTGGCGATACACCCAGCTCATAAGCTCGGTCAGTCTGCCGCAGAAGCCGAACGATGGGCCTCAATATTTCGCGGCGCGAACGCCCGCTGGTCGCTCTTCATGACCAGCCCTCGCCCAGGTCATGGGCCCTTGACTCGAATGCTGCCCCTTTCGCCGGGATACCCAGCCTTCCCACGCATAGACCGCCCCGGCCGAGCGCAAGAAACACCTCACCGGACAGGACCCTGCGCCCCTTCCTCACCATCCAGTCGCTACCGAACCTTCGGAGCGATCTGCCCCGGGATGAGGCACGGCCCCGTCGCAACACCACCGGACGCCGAGGACCTCCACCTCAGCAGGAGATCAGGGAAACGTCTTTGAGCCATGACTTTCGCGCCAGCCGCTCTAATCTGCGCCCATCCGCCGCCATGGCGGCCACACGAACTGGGAACGGTCACCCGAGAGCGGCACGCCAGCCATCGCAGGCTGCCCCTCACCGCATCCACAAATAGCGCACCAGTTCGGATTCTGAGTGATTGTCAGTGCCGTGTCCTAGCTTGAAATCACAACGCGAGACCGGGAATTGGGGGAAGACCTGGTGATCTTTGAAGAGCCGTCCGCAATCTACGAAAGCATCACGTCGCGGATGCGAGCCCTAGCGGTGGTCTATCCGGTGCTGGCCTTGGATGCCAGCAAGGCCAAGAAGGAGCGCGGGTGGGACCCGTACCGCATGGCTGAACTGGCCTTGGCCGCGATTGACTTCGTAACGCTGCGCACCGACATGCGGACAGCTGTGCGGCAGGAGACGGTCGTGGAACACGTGGCCGAGTTCGCCGCACTGCAGCAGCCAGGCCGGCCTGGGGAGGAGTACCGGGCAGTCGCCCGCTGGGTGACCGAGCGGCTGATCAACACTGAAGAACGCGACCGCGCTTTCCGTCACGACGTCGGGTACGTGACAGACAACAAGTTCGAGACGCGCGAGGCATCTTTCCAGATCCTCAAGGAAGTCCCTGATCACGTGGGGCAGGCAGCTCTCATCGCCACGGACGCGGCGATCACCGTGCTGGTGCATGCGATCGACGTCGATATTGCCTCGGAACAGATCGCCGCCGAAGCCAAGCTGGAAGCTCTGCTCAAGCGTTCACGGATCAGCGAGGCGTGGCAGGCCGCGCACAACGCACGGATCCAGAGCGTCCGGTACGCCAAGGACATCCATGGGCGCATCGAAGCCATGAAGCGCAATGTGCGGGCTGTGGACTGGGACACGGAAGTCAGGGACACGGTCGATGAGGCTTTGGAGCACGTGCGCAGCCGGTCCGCGGCCGAGACGAAGCACAAGGAGCGGGTCAACCAACTACTGGAAGCCACCGCCGATGAACGCAAGCGCAGACAGCTACAAGACCTGGAGGCGCTCATCCACGAGTGCTGGCAACGTCACGCGGTACTGATTGACATGCTGATGACGGTCGGTCCGGAGTTCCGGCGCCAACAGGACCGTCAGGTGTTCGTGGCTCCGGCGATTCACACCCGCGTACATCTACATGAGCAGCTCCTTCAGCCGGTGCTGGAACTCTCACTTAACGCGTGCTTGGGCCCCTTGGAGGCGTTCACTCGTGCCGTCATGGGGCCCGTGCGTCCTCGTGTGATGTACCTGCCCGACTTCCTGGAAGGGCTCACCAGGGTCGCCGAGGAGGCCGGCGGGGAGCTGGTGCCGGTTCAGAACGAGTACGACTGGTCGGAGATCGACGCCCGTCCCGCTTTCAGCGAAGAGCAACACTACGCGGTGGACGCGCTGCTGGCTGCCATCACGGACCAGGGCGTGCGGCTCTCGACCCTGCTGGCGGCCACACGCCAACCAGGCCCGGGCACAGGACCGGAATCAGGCACCGACGAGTTGCTCACGCTTCGCACCCAGCAGCTCTTCCGGCTCATTCCGGTGCGCCAACTCGTCGATGGTGAAACTGCCGTGGTGGCCGTCGACGACGGCACAGTCCTGGATGACGTCCTCTTTGGCGGCAGCGACTTCCTCCTGGTCCGCACCGGGGGCATCGGTCCCTCGCAGGAGTCACAGACGAACGCGCCACTGCCCACTTTCCCAGCACCGCGCCGCCCGCAAGGCCCTGACGCCCACCAGCTTGATCAGGAGAGTGCATGAACCGTCACGAGGATGCTGCCGAGGCTGCCCGGATGGTCGCCTTCGCCATGGCCCGCCGCAAAGCGCCCGCTCGCTCTGGCGACTACGCCCGACTCGTCCAACGCTTCGACACTGAGCCGGACTTCGCGCAGGTAGTGCGCAAGGTCGCCCAGGGATTCGACCTGACGGTGCTGGAAGTTCATCCCATGACCGGGTTGGTCCTGGGCACCACGCCCGAGACCGACTTCGGGGTGTCCGTCTCCGACCTCGTCCCGCAGACCGCCGATCGCCCCCTGTACCTGCTGGCCCAGCTGACCATCGCCGCCATGGTCTTCCCCCGTCCCGAAGACCTCGACGATGACGAGCATGTCGGCCGGATCTCAGTCAAGCAGGTCGATGAAGAGGTCCGGGTCCTGGCGTCGACCATCGAACGCCGCCTTGCACAGAGT encodes:
- a CDS encoding transposase family protein; this translates as MPSSLIDVLQRHREDADLLHLSAELSELAALSEGLDRLPDSRRVRGRRYWLGSLLALCLLAVLGGATTLAGIARYAIDTSPEARARIGLRRPPRATTLGRLLSRLDGDALDDAVGAWLARHASDPADERTVELVGVAVDGHSRTRQPHRREDGRPPPRRRPARGPGRGLPAADRREEQ
- a CDS encoding ISAs1 family transposase encodes the protein MERLDLRGRVITADAMHTQTGHAQHIIAQGGHYILAVKGNQKKLCRQLRHLPWREVPLQHRTREQGHGRREIRRLKVCTVQLGLLFPHAVQAIEVKRRRTSRTTDETTIKTIYAVTSLTPEQATPERIAELIRRHWQVEALHHVRVVTFAEDTSRVRTGSAPRAMVTLRNLAIGLIRQAGWTNIAAATDRYRSRTDHALQLLSFKAWCRQGLTARDPCGMPTA
- a CDS encoding IS110 family transposase — its product is MTSLPQPTLPAQSEEPLVEDVILGVDTHKDVHVAAVVTVLGVLLAHQEFPVTAASYRQLLSWASSFGVLRRAGVECTGSFGAALARFLSRESICVVEVNQPARALRRKHGKTDAVDAEAAARAVLSGRADVTPKTGEGPAADMRVLRLAKESAVKARTQAKNQLKAVLLGVDPVLREALSDLSNTTLIATCADLPDTGDAAVFTLRLLARRIQQLTSEVKELTSRITKAVRRCRPELLDIIGVGPDSAAALLIAAGDNPERLTSEASFAALCGVSPVEQSSGKTQRRRLNRGGNRQANAALYRIVITRLRRDARTRLYLERRTKQGMSKRETIRCLKRYVAREIYGQIQRTPALGTALLPLDAT